In Beggiatoa leptomitoformis, the genomic window CTCAATAGCATTTCAATGTATTATAACAGCGTCCATTCATAGGACCGTTAAGTATTTTTAGGGTTTTCATTTGGGGTGAAAAAGTGATGTATCGGCAATTATTTTTTTGTATCGTATGGTTATTTTTTGGAATAAGCGTTGTACAGGCAGAGCAACCGTTGTACGAAGCAACAGTTCCCATTGCGAGTCGAGATGAAAGTCTATTAGATGATGGATTTACAAGGGCTTTTGCACAACTTCTGGTTGATATTACGGGAGATGCAACCGCCCCAGAGAAATTTAAAACATTGTTACCCAAAGCAACAAAACTTATTGCACAATATGAATATAAAGAACAAGCAGACAGTAAGTTAATGTTAATTGCTGGGTTTGAACCGCAAGGCGTTAAACGTTTATTACGCAGTGCATCCATACCCGTGCCACAAGCAAAGAAAAATCGTCCGCCGTTATTGACATGGATTGTTGTTGAACAAACAGAAATAAGCCAAATATTAAACGAAGATGAATTTGCAACTGAGACGGGAATGCTAAAAAAACAGGCCTCTCAGCGTGCTACCCCCTTATTATTCCCTGTGTTAGATATAGAAGACCGCAGTGCTTTACCCTTATCAGCCGTAAAAAGTGCGCAACAATCGGCTGCACTCAGCGTTGCTAATCGTTACGGTGCAGAGACTATGTTAGTTGGTTGGATAGCCAAGCAAAATAATGTATGGCAAGGACAATGGGTTGTTTACGCAAAAAATGCACTGGTTAGCCAATGGAATAATCAGAACACAGACTTAACCGCTTTATTGCAAACAACCCTGAATGAAGCCATTGAATATTTAAACCCGAAAAAAACTGCACCAACAACATCCGCCGC contains:
- a CDS encoding DUF2066 domain-containing protein; translation: MYRQLFFCIVWLFFGISVVQAEQPLYEATVPIASRDESLLDDGFTRAFAQLLVDITGDATAPEKFKTLLPKATKLIAQYEYKEQADSKLMLIAGFEPQGVKRLLRSASIPVPQAKKNRPPLLTWIVVEQTEISQILNEDEFATETGMLKKQASQRATPLLFPVLDIEDRSALPLSAVKSAQQSAALSVANRYGAETMLVGWIAKQNNVWQGQWVVYAKNALVSQWNNQNTDLTALLQTTLNEAIEYLNPKKTAPTTSAATTNNAVATPMPSAVDETIEIQITAVDNLQDYMKVNNYLQGLDALRNIQVQNTQQGQVTFKVTIKGGSMALNQLFTNDDVLMASPSSANNNTYRLVK